In Chryseobacterium gotjawalense, the following are encoded in one genomic region:
- a CDS encoding glycine--tRNA ligase, producing MAKQEDVFKKLISHAKEYGFIFPSSEIYDGLSAIYDYGQNGVELKNNIKQYWWKAMVQLNDNIVGIDTAIFMHPTIWKASGHVDAFNDPLIDNKDSKKRFRADVLIEDYCAKLEDKAQKEIDKAAKRFGDAFDKNEFESTNPRVLEYREKQKTILSRMAQSLEKEDLADIKSLIEELEIADPDTGSKNWTDVRQFNLMFGTKLGASADSATDLYLRPETAQGIFVNFLNVQKTSRHKLPFGIAQIGKAFRNEIVARQFIFRMREFEQMEMQFFVPPGTELGFYEEWKQKRLNWHLALGLGAENYKFHDHEKLAHYANAAADIEFKFPFGFKELEGIHSRTDFDLSAHEKHSGRKLQYFDAERNENYVPYVVETSVGLDRLFLAIFSNCLKDEVLEDGSERTVLSLPPALAPVKAAILPLMKKDGLGEYGEKIFNDLKYDFNIIYEDKDSIGKRYRRQDAIGTPFCITIDHDSLTDNTVTLRDRDTMKQERVAVADLRRIIDEKTNFRNLLSKI from the coding sequence ATGGCAAAACAAGAAGATGTTTTCAAAAAATTGATTTCGCACGCGAAAGAATATGGTTTTATTTTCCCTTCCAGTGAAATTTATGACGGTCTTTCGGCGATTTACGATTACGGACAAAATGGAGTGGAACTGAAAAACAACATCAAACAGTACTGGTGGAAAGCGATGGTGCAGTTAAATGATAATATTGTGGGCATTGATACTGCGATTTTTATGCATCCCACGATTTGGAAAGCTTCTGGCCACGTTGATGCTTTTAACGATCCATTGATTGATAATAAAGATTCGAAAAAACGTTTCAGAGCCGATGTTTTAATAGAGGATTACTGTGCAAAACTGGAAGATAAAGCACAAAAAGAAATTGATAAAGCGGCCAAAAGATTTGGTGATGCTTTCGATAAAAATGAATTTGAAAGCACGAATCCACGCGTTTTAGAATATCGGGAAAAACAAAAAACTATTCTTTCGAGAATGGCGCAATCTCTTGAAAAAGAAGATCTTGCCGACATAAAATCTTTGATCGAAGAATTAGAAATTGCCGATCCTGATACCGGTTCTAAAAACTGGACGGACGTTCGGCAATTCAACTTAATGTTCGGAACAAAATTAGGCGCTTCTGCTGATTCCGCGACCGATTTATATTTGAGACCGGAAACGGCGCAGGGGATTTTCGTCAACTTTTTAAATGTTCAGAAAACATCGCGTCATAAATTGCCTTTCGGAATTGCCCAAATTGGGAAAGCCTTTAGAAATGAAATCGTTGCGAGACAGTTTATTTTCAGAATGAGGGAATTCGAACAGATGGAGATGCAGTTTTTTGTTCCGCCGGGAACCGAACTCGGTTTCTATGAAGAATGGAAACAGAAACGTTTGAACTGGCATTTGGCTTTAGGTTTAGGCGCTGAAAATTATAAATTTCACGATCACGAAAAACTGGCACATTACGCCAATGCTGCGGCAGATATTGAATTTAAATTTCCGTTTGGATTTAAAGAACTGGAAGGAATTCACTCCCGAACCGATTTCGATTTGAGTGCTCACGAAAAACATTCTGGCCGTAAATTACAGTATTTCGATGCTGAAAGAAATGAAAACTACGTTCCTTATGTGGTAGAAACTTCGGTTGGTTTAGACCGTTTGTTTCTGGCGATTTTCTCGAACTGCTTGAAAGATGAGGTTTTAGAAGACGGTTCCGAAAGAACGGTTCTCTCGCTTCCTCCGGCTTTGGCTCCGGTAAAAGCGGCGATCTTACCTTTAATGAAAAAAGACGGTTTAGGCGAATATGGCGAAAAAATCTTCAATGATCTGAAATATGATTTCAACATAATCTATGAAGATAAAGACAGCATCGGAAAACGGTACCGACGACAAGATGCAATCGGAACACCGTTCTGTATTACAATCGACCACGATTCTTTAACCGACAACACCGTGACTTTGCGGGATA
- a CDS encoding quinone-dependent dihydroorotate dehydrogenase, with protein MYKSFIRPILFQFDPEEVHYFTFSLLKNFPFLTKIFLPKSIEDKRLEREVFGLKFKNPVGLAAGFDKDAKMFNELSDLGFGFVEIGTLTPKAQEGNPKKRLFRLKEDSAIINRMGFNNGGVDAAVQRLKKNKNVLIGGNIGKNKLTPNENAVNDYIICFEKLFPVVDYFVVNVSSPNTPNLRELQDKEPLTKLLGTLQELNSKKEKPKPILLKIAPDLSDDQLLDIIDIVKDTKIAGVIATNTTLSRENLVSENKKETGGLSGKPLTKRSTEVIRFLSEKSGKAFPIIGVGGIHSAEDAIEKLEAGASLIQLYTGFIYEGPELIHEINQKILEKGL; from the coding sequence ATGTACAAATCTTTTATCCGTCCTATTCTATTCCAATTCGATCCTGAAGAAGTTCATTATTTTACCTTTTCATTATTAAAGAATTTCCCGTTTCTCACCAAAATATTTCTTCCAAAATCCATTGAGGACAAAAGACTGGAAAGAGAAGTTTTCGGTTTGAAGTTTAAAAATCCAGTTGGATTGGCTGCCGGATTTGATAAAGACGCGAAAATGTTCAACGAACTTTCCGATCTTGGATTTGGCTTTGTAGAAATCGGAACATTAACGCCGAAAGCGCAGGAGGGAAATCCCAAAAAAAGACTGTTCCGCTTGAAAGAAGATTCTGCGATCATCAACCGGATGGGCTTTAATAACGGCGGAGTAGATGCCGCGGTCCAACGTTTAAAGAAAAATAAAAACGTGCTCATCGGCGGAAATATCGGTAAAAATAAACTCACTCCGAATGAAAATGCCGTCAATGATTATATCATCTGTTTCGAAAAATTATTTCCGGTCGTCGATTATTTTGTAGTGAATGTGAGTTCACCCAATACGCCCAATCTTCGGGAGCTTCAGGATAAAGAACCTTTAACAAAACTGCTTGGAACGCTGCAGGAATTAAATTCAAAAAAGGAAAAACCAAAACCGATTCTTTTGAAAATCGCACCGGATTTAAGTGATGATCAGCTTTTAGATATTATCGATATTGTAAAAGACACGAAAATAGCCGGCGTAATTGCGACGAATACGACACTTTCCCGCGAGAATCTAGTTTCAGAAAATAAAAAAGAGACCGGTGGCCTTTCCGGAAAACCATTAACAAAACGTTCGACTGAAGTCATCAGGTTTCTCTCCGAGAAAAGTGGAAAAGCTTTTCCAATAATCGGAGTCGGTGGAATTCACTCTGCGGAAGATGCGATCGAAAAATTGGAAGCAGGCGCGAGTTTAATTCAGCTTTATACCGGATTTATTTATGAAGGCCCGGAATTGATTCATGAAATTAATCAAAAAATTTTGGAGAAAGGATTGTAA
- a CDS encoding DUF445 domain-containing protein, protein MNDTEKKIQLRKYKMFATGLFVLMAVIFVLMTILGKKNPAHWIGYIRAFSEAAMVGALADWFAVTALFNYPLGIKIPHTNLIENSKERIGDNLGNFVVDNFLSPQNIRPYIQKIKISHFVGDWLSKERNQENLMKEVSGIILNILNKLDDTEVVNFIGKKAKEMSDDLKINEIIGNGLEYILDKKDHQRFITNLSKQIKEYVLNNQEMVKERVKSESYFLIPKFVDNNIAGKITNGLSKFFEEVELDQNHSLRHEITQKLYSFSKEIKTEEKWVSEFRNVKNDFLKDEKILQYSTDIWNSIKKSLSKELEEENSALKNYIRKNLTELSQNLQTDEVFQNKIDHWIRVTAYKYILKNTHQFGALISSTVGNWEGKDLSKKLELEVGKDLQFIRVNGTLVGGLVGLIIYTVANFFI, encoded by the coding sequence ATGAATGATACAGAAAAAAAGATACAATTAAGAAAGTACAAAATGTTTGCCACCGGACTCTTCGTTTTGATGGCCGTTATTTTTGTACTGATGACGATTTTGGGAAAGAAAAATCCTGCCCATTGGATCGGCTATATCCGTGCGTTCTCAGAAGCGGCGATGGTGGGTGCTTTGGCTGATTGGTTTGCAGTTACCGCACTTTTTAATTATCCGCTCGGCATCAAAATACCGCACACCAATTTAATAGAAAACAGCAAAGAACGCATTGGCGATAACCTGGGGAATTTCGTGGTTGATAATTTTCTTTCACCCCAAAATATCCGTCCTTATATTCAGAAAATCAAGATTTCACATTTTGTAGGAGACTGGCTTTCGAAAGAGCGCAATCAGGAAAATTTAATGAAAGAAGTTTCGGGTATCATTTTGAATATTTTAAATAAACTCGACGATACCGAAGTTGTCAATTTCATTGGAAAAAAGGCGAAAGAAATGTCTGATGATTTAAAGATCAATGAAATCATCGGCAACGGACTCGAATATATTCTCGACAAAAAAGACCATCAAAGATTCATCACCAATCTTTCCAAACAAATTAAAGAATATGTCCTGAATAACCAGGAAATGGTGAAAGAACGAGTGAAAAGTGAGAGTTATTTTTTGATCCCGAAGTTTGTGGATAATAATATTGCCGGTAAAATCACCAATGGGCTTTCAAAATTTTTTGAAGAAGTTGAACTCGACCAAAATCATTCTCTACGACACGAAATCACGCAGAAACTCTATTCTTTTTCCAAAGAAATTAAAACGGAAGAAAAATGGGTTTCAGAATTCCGAAACGTTAAAAATGACTTTCTAAAAGATGAAAAAATCTTGCAGTATTCTACCGATATTTGGAATTCCATCAAAAAATCTTTATCAAAAGAGTTAGAAGAAGAAAATTCGGCTTTGAAAAATTACATCAGAAAAAACCTGACTGAGCTTTCTCAAAATCTACAGACCGATGAAGTTTTTCAAAATAAAATTGACCATTGGATTCGCGTGACCGCTTACAAATACATCTTGAAAAACACGCATCAGTTCGGCGCATTAATCAGTTCTACCGTTGGAAACTGGGAAGGAAAAGACCTGAGTAAAAAACTGGAACTGGAGGTTGGGAAAGATCTGCAGTTTATCCGGGTAAACGGGACTTTAGTCGGCGGTTTAGTCGGTTTGATTATTTATACGGTGGCTAATTTTTTCATTTAG